One stretch of Punica granatum isolate Tunisia-2019 chromosome 5, ASM765513v2, whole genome shotgun sequence DNA includes these proteins:
- the LOC116209221 gene encoding polygalacturonase inhibitor-like, translating to MDHSLLSSFIFTFLFSALLISPSSSEKCNPSDKKVLLEIKAAFGNPYILASWKNDTDCCSWYNVKCNSTTHRIYQLTIFDGELSGQIPAAIGNLPYLEMVDLNNLSNVTGPIPSALGKLKRLTFLRLNYLNLTGSIPSALGQLNELTLLYLNSNKLTGSIPSQLTQLTNLNALNLSSNQLCGQIPVGGKLQSFDASSYADNKCLCGAPLDSCK from the coding sequence atggatCACTCTCTCCTCTCATCCTTCATCTTCACCTTCTTATTTTCGGCACTCTTGATCTCACCTTCCTCCTCTGAGAAATGCAACCCGAGTGACAAGAAAGTCCTCCTAGAAATCAAGGCGGCTTTTGGCAACCCCTACATCCTGGCCTCGTGGAAGAACGACACTGACTGCTGTAGCTGGTACAACGTCAAATGCAACTCCACCACCCACCGCATCTACCAGCTCACTATCTTCGATGGCGAGCTCTCAGGCCAGATCCCTGCCGCTATTGGAAATCTACCCTACCTCGAGATGGTGGATCTCAACAACTTATCCAATGTCACTGGCCCGATCCCGTCGGCCTTAGGCAAGCTGAAGAGGCTCACATTCCTGAGGCTGAACTACCTGAACCTCACCGGCTCGATCCCAAGTGCCCTAGGCCAGCTCAACGAGCTCACGCTCCTATATTTGAACAGTAACAAACTCACTGGAAGCATTCCGTCACAGTTAACGCAGCTCACTAATTTGAACGCATTGAATCTGAGTTCCAACCAGCTGTGTGGACAAATCCCGGTGGGTGGCAAGCTTCAGAGCTTCGATGCCTCTTCCTATGCCGATAACAAGTGCTTGTGTGGAGCTCCGCTCGACAGCTGCAAGTGA
- the LOC116208764 gene encoding FT-interacting protein 1 — protein MSTPAPPKNPEEYKLKDTKPQLGERWPHGGLRGVGGWISSERGTSTYDLVEQMFYLYVRVVKAKDLPTNPVTGSCDPYVEVMLGNYRGRTQKFEKKTNPEWNQVFAFSKEKIQSSALEVYVRDREIVTRDNYIGKVVFDMNEVPTRVPPDSPLAPQWYRLEDPRKDSKVKGEVMLAVWMGTQADEAFPEAWHSDAATVHGEGVYSIRSKVYVSPKLWYLRVNVIEAQDVEPNDRAQLPQAFVKAQVGNQTLKTKVCPNRTSNPFWNEDLIFVAAEPFEEQLVLTVENKVGQGKDGVMGRLAVPLNDFERRLDHRPIHSRWFDLEKFGFGVLEVDRRHELKFSSRVHLRVCLEGAYHVLDESTMYLSDQRPTARELWKQPIGILEVGILSAQGLLPMKTKDGRGTTDAYCVAKYGQKWVRTRTILENLNPKWNEQYTWEVNDPCTVITFGVFDNCHLGGNEKSTAGGGSKNDSRIGKVRIRLSTLEMDRIYTHAYPLLVLQPSGLKKMGELQLAIRFTCLSLANMIYLYWHPLLPKMHYLHPFTVNQLDSLRYQAMNIVAVRLGRAEPPLRKEVVEYMLDVDSHMWSMRRSKANFFRIVSLFSGVISMSRWLGEVCHWKNPVTTVLVHVLFFILICYPELILPTIFLYMFLIGIWNYRFRPRHPPHMDPKLSWAEAVHPDELDEEFDSFPTSKSHDVARMRYDRLRSVAGRIQTVVGDMATQGERLQGLLSWRDPRATSLFVVFCLIAAIALYITPFRIVALVAGIYWLRHPRFRSKLPSVPSNFFKRLPSRADSML, from the coding sequence ATGAGTACCCCAGCCCCTCCCAAGAACCCGGAAGAGTACAAGCTCAAAGACACGAAGCCGCAGCTAGGAGAAAGGTGGCCTCATGGAGGATTACGGGGTGTCGGCGGGTGGATAAGTAGCGAGAGAGGTACAAGCACTTATGACCTTGTTGAACAGATGTTCTACCTCTATGTTCGGGTCGTCAAGGCCAAGGATCTCCCAACAAACCCTGTGACAGGAAGCTGCGACCCTTACGTGGAGGTGATGCTAGGGAACTACAGGGGGAGGACGCAGAAATTTGAGAAGAAGACCAATCCCGAATGGAACCAGGTCTTTGCATTCTCCAAGGAGAAAATCCAATCCTCTGCCCTTGAAGTATATGTTCGGGATAGAGAGATAGTAACGCGGGACAATTACATAGGCAAGGTTGTGTTCGATATGAATGAGGTGCCGACCAGAGTTCCCCCTGACAGCCCTCTGGCACCTCAGTGGTATAGATTGGAAGATCCAAGGAAAGACAGCAAAGTAAAAGGAGAAGTCATGCTCGCGGTTTGGATGGGAACACAGGCTGATGAAGCTTTCCCGGAGGCTTGGCACTCTGATGCTGCAACGGTTCATGGGGAAGGGGTTTATAGCATCAGATCGAAGGTTTACGTTTCACCAAAGTTGTGGTACCTTAGGGTGAATGTTATCGAAGCTCAGGATGTGGAGCCTAACGATCGGGCTCAACTCCCACAGGCTTTCGTGAAAGCCCAAGTTGGGAACCAGACACTAAAGACAAAAGTCTGCCCGAACCGAACCAGCAATCCATTTTGGAACGAGGACCTGATATTTGTTGCAGCCGAGCCATTCGAGGAGCAGCTGGTGCTCACGGTGGAGAACAAGGTGGGACAAGGGAAGGATGGGGTGATGGGGAGACTAGCGGTTCCACTCAATGATTTTGAGAGGCGGCTTGATCACCGGCCGATTCATTCTCGCTGGTTCGACCTTGAGAAGTTTGGTTTCGGGGTCCTGGAAGTAGACAGGAGGCATGAGCTCAAGTTCTCAAGCAGGGTCCATCTCCGGGTTTGCCTTGAAGGCGCTTACCATGTCCTGGACGAGTCCACCATGTACTTAAGCGACCAGCGGCCGACTGCAAGAGAACTCTGGAAGCAGCCCATCGGAATACTTGAAGTGGGCATTCTGAGCGCTCAAGGGCTCCTTCCGATGAAGACAAAGGACGGTCGAGGAACCACTGACGCCTATTGTGTGGCCAAGTACGGTCAAAAATGGGTGAGAACAAGAACGATACTTGAGAACCTCAACCCGAAATGGAATGAGCAGTACACCTGGGAGGTCAATGACCCTTGCACCGTGATCACATTCGGAGTCTTCGACAACTGCCACTTGGGTGGGAACGAGAAATCCACAGCTGGTGGTGGGTCTAAAAATGATTCAAGAATCGGAAAGGTGAGGATCAGGCTGTCCACACTGGAGATGGACCGAATTTACACCCATGCTTACCCACTTCTAGTCCTGCAACCATCAGGACTGAAGAAGATGGGCGAGCTCCAGCTAGCGATTCGGTTTACCTGCCTTTCACTGGCGAATATGATCTACCTCTACTGGCATCCATTACTGCCGAAAATGCATTACTTACATCCTTTCACTGTGAACCAGCTTGATAGCCTGAGGTACCAGGCCATGAACATAGTAGCGGTTAGGCTTGGGAGGGCAGAGCCGCCCCTGAGGAAGGAGGTCGTAGAATACATGCTCGATGTGGACTCCCACATGTGGAGCATGAGGAGGAGCAAAGCCAACTTCTTTAGGATTGTGTCCCTATTCTCAGGTGTGATATCTATGAGCAGGTGGCTTGGAGAAGTTTGCCACTGGAAGAATCCAGTTACCACGGTCCTAGTCCATGTACTGTTCTTCATACTTATATGCTACCCCGAGCTGATACTTCCGACGATCTTCCTCTACATGTTCCTCATTGGGATATGGAACTACCGCTTCCGCCCAAGGCACCCGCCTCATATGGACCCAAAGCTCTCTTGGGCAGAGGCTGTTCACCCGGACGAGCTCGATGAGGAGTTTGACAGCTTCCCCACATCCAAGTCTCATGACGTGGCCCGGATGAGGTATGATAGGCTGAGAAGCGTCGCAGGAAGGATCCAGACAGTGGTGGGGGACATGGCGACCCAAGGGGAGAGACTTCAGGGCCTGCTGAGCTGGCGGGACCCTAGAGCTACTAGCCTCTTCGTGGTCTTCTGCCTTATTGCGGCTATTGCCCTTTACATAACTCCATTCAGGATAGTGGCTTTGGTTGCGGGCATATATTGGCTCCGGCATCCCAGGTTCCGAAGCAAGCTGCCATCGGTCCCAAGTAACTTCTTCAAAAGATTGCCTTCACGGGCTGACAGCATGCTCTGA
- the LOC116206916 gene encoding bZIP transcription factor TGA10 isoform X1 has product MASSNYNNRPTNHHPIASQLHHPLPPPQHHQLQDGNHQHHAQLLQSSTSSSSIPAGNFIGKDAAGAYDLGELDQALFLYFDGQEPSSAVQDQRQSSGMRPPTLNIFPSQPMHVEPSTNKGSTGGLVVSSPSTSGSKRPSDPSMELCNARNEAASSKPAEPTKAIKKEGNRKGATFSSEQDGPKTPDPKTLRRLAQNREAARKSRLRKKAYIQQLESSRIKLTQLEQELQRARAQGIIIGGGGGGLLGPEQGLPVGISNISSDAAVFDMEYSRWLEEHHRLMCELRAAVQEHLPENELRLFVDNCLAHYDEMMGLKSMVAKSDVFHLVSGMWKTPAERCFMWMGGFRPSELIKVILSQVEPLSEQQILGICGLQQSTQEAEEALSQGLEALNQSLSETITSDSLSSPPNMANYMGQMALAMNKLSALEGFVRQADNLRHQTIHRLYQILTTRQAARCLIAIAEYFHRLRALSSLWLSRPRQD; this is encoded by the exons CCCGATAGCCAGCCAGCTCCACCATCCGCTGCCGCCACCGCAACACCATCAACTGCAAGATGGCAATCACCAGCACCATGCGCAGCTGCTCCAGTCCTCCACCTCCTCATCGTCCATCCCCGCGGGGAACTTCat CGGGAAAGATGCAGCCGGGGCATACGACCTGGGCGAGCTCGATCAGGCGCTCTTCCTCTACTTCGACGGACAAGAGCCGTCCTCGGCCGTTCAGGACCAGCGAC AGAGCAGTGGGATGAGGCCTCCGACTCTCAATATTTTCCCTTCCCAGCCTATGCACGTTGAACCATCAACCAACAAG GGCAGTACCGGCGGCTTAGTTGTTAGTTCTCCATCGACCAGCGGTTCTAAGAGACCATCGGACCCATCCATGGAGCTTTGCAATGCACGGAATGAAGCTGCGTCCTCAAAGCCGGCTGAACCCACCAAAGCCATCAAG AAAGAAGGGAACCGTAAAGGCGCAACTTTCAGTTCAGAGCAGGATGGGCCAAAGACACCTGATCCTAAG ACCTTGAGAAGGCTGGCTCAGAATAGAGAGGCAGCTAGAAAAAGCAGGCTCCGGAAAAAG GCTTACATTCAACAGTTAGAATCAAGTAGGATTAAGCTTACCCAGCTGGAACAGGAGCTGCAAAGAGCTAGAGCTCAG GGAATAATtataggaggaggaggaggaggtctCCTAGGACCTGAGCAAGGCCTTCCTGTCGGAATCAGCAACATCAGCTCTG ATGCTGCTGTGTTCGACATGGAGTACTCGAGGTGGCTCGAAGAACACCACCGCCTGATGTGCGAGCTCCGGGCAGCGGTGCAGGAGCACTTGCCAGAGAACGAGCTCCGGCTGTTCGTGGACAACTGCCTAGCCCACTATGATGAGATGATGGGACTCAAGAGCATGGTTGCCAAGTCCGATGTATTCCACCTTGTCTCCGGCATGTGGAAGACTCCCGCTGAGCGATGTTTCATGTGGATGGGCGGGTTCCGTCCATCCGAGCTCATCAAG GTGATATTGAGCCAAGTAGAGCCACTAAGTGAGCAGCAGATATTAGGGATATGCGGGTTGCAGCAGTCGACGCAGGAGGCAGAAGAAGCGCTGTCCCAAGGGCTCGAGGCTCTGAACCAGTCTCTCTCCGAAACAATAACCTCGGATTCGTTGAGCAGTCCTCCAAACATGGCCAACTACATGGGTCAGATGGCCCTCGCCATGAACAAGCTCTCTGCCCTCGAAGGCTTCGTCAGGCAG GCAGATAACTTGAGGCACCAGACGATCCACCGACTGTACCAGATTCTGACAACACGTCAGGCTGCGAGATGTTTGATTGCCATTGCAGAGTATTTCCACCGTCTCCGAGCTCTCAGCTCCCTCTGGCTCTCTCGCCCTCGACAGGATTAA
- the LOC116206916 gene encoding bZIP transcription factor TGA10 isoform X2, whose protein sequence is MASSNYNNRPTNHHPIASQLHHPLPPPQHHQLQDGNHQHHAQLLQSSTSSSSIPAGNFIGKDAAGAYDLGELDQALFLYFDGQEPSSAVQDQRQSSGMRPPTLNIFPSQPMHVEPSTNKGSTGGLVVSSPSTSGSKRPSDPSMELCNARNEAASSKPAEPTKAIKKEGNRKGATFSSEQDGPKTPDPKTLRRLAQNREAARKSRLRKKAYIQQLESSRIKLTQLEQELQRARAQGIIIGGGGGGLLGPEQGLPVGISNISSDAAVFDMEYSRWLEEHHRLMCELRAAVQEHLPENELRLFVDNCLAHYDEMMGLKSMVAKSDVFHLVSGMWKTPAERCFMWMGGFRPSELIKVILSQVEPLSEQQILGICGLQQSTQEAEEALSQGLEALNQSLSETITSDSLSSPPNMANYMGQMALAMNKLSALEGFVRQIT, encoded by the exons CCCGATAGCCAGCCAGCTCCACCATCCGCTGCCGCCACCGCAACACCATCAACTGCAAGATGGCAATCACCAGCACCATGCGCAGCTGCTCCAGTCCTCCACCTCCTCATCGTCCATCCCCGCGGGGAACTTCat CGGGAAAGATGCAGCCGGGGCATACGACCTGGGCGAGCTCGATCAGGCGCTCTTCCTCTACTTCGACGGACAAGAGCCGTCCTCGGCCGTTCAGGACCAGCGAC AGAGCAGTGGGATGAGGCCTCCGACTCTCAATATTTTCCCTTCCCAGCCTATGCACGTTGAACCATCAACCAACAAG GGCAGTACCGGCGGCTTAGTTGTTAGTTCTCCATCGACCAGCGGTTCTAAGAGACCATCGGACCCATCCATGGAGCTTTGCAATGCACGGAATGAAGCTGCGTCCTCAAAGCCGGCTGAACCCACCAAAGCCATCAAG AAAGAAGGGAACCGTAAAGGCGCAACTTTCAGTTCAGAGCAGGATGGGCCAAAGACACCTGATCCTAAG ACCTTGAGAAGGCTGGCTCAGAATAGAGAGGCAGCTAGAAAAAGCAGGCTCCGGAAAAAG GCTTACATTCAACAGTTAGAATCAAGTAGGATTAAGCTTACCCAGCTGGAACAGGAGCTGCAAAGAGCTAGAGCTCAG GGAATAATtataggaggaggaggaggaggtctCCTAGGACCTGAGCAAGGCCTTCCTGTCGGAATCAGCAACATCAGCTCTG ATGCTGCTGTGTTCGACATGGAGTACTCGAGGTGGCTCGAAGAACACCACCGCCTGATGTGCGAGCTCCGGGCAGCGGTGCAGGAGCACTTGCCAGAGAACGAGCTCCGGCTGTTCGTGGACAACTGCCTAGCCCACTATGATGAGATGATGGGACTCAAGAGCATGGTTGCCAAGTCCGATGTATTCCACCTTGTCTCCGGCATGTGGAAGACTCCCGCTGAGCGATGTTTCATGTGGATGGGCGGGTTCCGTCCATCCGAGCTCATCAAG GTGATATTGAGCCAAGTAGAGCCACTAAGTGAGCAGCAGATATTAGGGATATGCGGGTTGCAGCAGTCGACGCAGGAGGCAGAAGAAGCGCTGTCCCAAGGGCTCGAGGCTCTGAACCAGTCTCTCTCCGAAACAATAACCTCGGATTCGTTGAGCAGTCCTCCAAACATGGCCAACTACATGGGTCAGATGGCCCTCGCCATGAACAAGCTCTCTGCCCTCGAAGGCTTCGTCAGGCAG ATAACTTGA